One window of the Archangium primigenium genome contains the following:
- a CDS encoding DUF938 domain-containing protein: MKRHAPSAERNREPLLSVLREVLPEHGTVLEVASGTGQHAVHFARALPGLVWQPTDMDPEARASIEAWRREEGVPGLRAPLALDVRAEDWPVAHADALVAINLVHISPWEATQALFRGAARVLGPGAPLVLYGAYFVEGEPPAPSNLAFDASLRERDPAWGVRRLGSVTAEALAHGLTRERVIPMPHHNLTLVFRAPSR; encoded by the coding sequence ATGAAACGTCACGCGCCCTCCGCCGAGCGCAACCGCGAGCCCCTCCTGTCCGTGCTGCGCGAGGTGCTGCCCGAGCACGGCACGGTGCTCGAGGTGGCCAGCGGCACCGGCCAGCACGCCGTCCACTTCGCCCGCGCCCTTCCCGGCCTCGTCTGGCAGCCCACGGACATGGACCCCGAGGCCCGGGCGAGCATCGAGGCCTGGCGTCGGGAGGAAGGCGTGCCGGGCCTGCGCGCCCCGCTCGCCCTGGACGTGCGCGCCGAGGACTGGCCGGTGGCCCACGCCGACGCGCTCGTCGCCATCAACCTGGTGCACATCTCCCCGTGGGAGGCCACCCAGGCCCTGTTCCGGGGCGCCGCGCGGGTGCTCGGCCCCGGAGCGCCGCTCGTGCTCTACGGGGCCTACTTCGTGGAGGGCGAGCCGCCCGCGCCGAGCAACCTCGCCTTCGACGCCTCCCTGCGCGAGCGCGACCCGGCCTGGGGCGTGCGGCGCCTGGGCTCCGTCACCGCCGAGGCGCTCGCCCACGGCCTCACCCGCGAGCGCGTCATCCCCATGCCCCACCACAACCTCACCCTCGTCTTCCGCGCCCCGTCCCGGTGA
- a CDS encoding phytoene/squalene synthase family protein: MTPPLESSSALRFCREVLPAVSRTFALNIPVLPAPLDTAVTVAYLLCRVADTLEDEAHGPASEELLTEFARLCTLPEGWEPEALRFTARAVGVLRAQAPEAEVRLVEGLPQVLRGLALHAPPVREHVAQCVRIMSEGMGRMGAKGRASAGGLGLESLEETIEYCYYVAGTVGEMLTRLFQWYSPEVARRAARLEPRSVAFGNALQLTNILKDVREDLERGSCWLPRTLLAQHGLTPETLLEPAHRGAAMRAHGQLVAVAHRELRQAFDYVMQLPREEHGLRLFCLWPLFLAVMTLRKLHGNAAVLEKKPVKVSRRTVRWVLGATKLMVARDWALKLLFSSLTLSLPPEAPRALVDNLGTT, encoded by the coding sequence TTGACCCCGCCGCTGGAGTCCTCGTCCGCCCTGCGCTTCTGCCGCGAGGTGCTGCCCGCGGTGTCGCGCACCTTCGCGCTGAACATCCCCGTGCTGCCCGCGCCCCTGGACACGGCGGTGACGGTGGCCTACCTGCTGTGCCGCGTCGCCGACACCCTGGAGGACGAGGCGCACGGCCCCGCGAGCGAGGAGCTGCTCACGGAGTTCGCCCGGCTGTGCACCCTGCCCGAGGGCTGGGAGCCCGAGGCCCTGCGCTTCACCGCGCGCGCGGTGGGGGTGCTGCGCGCCCAGGCCCCCGAGGCCGAGGTGCGCCTGGTGGAGGGCCTGCCGCAGGTGCTCCGGGGCCTGGCCCTGCACGCGCCGCCGGTGCGCGAGCACGTGGCCCAGTGCGTGCGCATCATGTCCGAGGGCATGGGCCGCATGGGCGCCAAGGGCCGCGCGTCCGCGGGGGGCCTGGGCCTGGAGAGCCTCGAGGAGACGATCGAGTACTGCTACTACGTGGCGGGCACGGTGGGCGAGATGCTCACCCGGCTCTTCCAGTGGTACTCGCCCGAGGTGGCCCGGCGCGCCGCCCGGCTGGAGCCGCGCTCGGTGGCGTTCGGCAACGCGCTGCAGCTCACCAACATCCTCAAGGACGTGCGCGAGGACCTGGAGCGCGGCAGCTGCTGGCTGCCCCGGACCCTGCTCGCCCAGCACGGCCTGACGCCCGAGACGCTGCTGGAGCCCGCGCACCGGGGCGCCGCCATGCGCGCCCACGGCCAGCTCGTGGCGGTGGCCCACCGCGAGCTGCGCCAGGCCTTCGACTACGTGATGCAGCTGCCGCGCGAGGAGCACGGCCTGCGCCTGTTCTGCCTCTGGCCCCTGTTCCTCGCCGTCATGACGCTGCGCAAGCTGCACGGCAACGCCGCCGTGCTGGAGAAGAAGCCCGTGAAGGTGTCCCGGCGCACCGTGCGCTGGGTGCTCGGCGCCACCAAGCTCATGGTCGCCCGCGACTGGGCCCTCAAGCTGCTCTTCTCCTCCCTCACCCTGTCCCTGCCCCCCGAGGCGCCTCGCGCACTTGTGGACAACTTGGGGACAACGTAG